The nucleotide window TGTCGGATGAGGTATATTTTTTTGACGCTCACTTTCCCGCTAGCTTTGTTGTTTGGCCCCGAAAGTACTGCTTCGAGGCCCTAAATCCGTTTATTTCCGCACATACTGCATGGCACATCCTACCGCCGACCTGGCCCAGCTCAACGCCTGGTGCCGCAATACGTTGGGCGAACACCTTGGTATTGAAATAACTGAAGTCGGCGACCGGCTGCTGGTGGGCCGCATGCCGGTAGACCACCGCACCCACCAGCCCATGGGCCTGCTGCACGGCGGCGCCTCGGTGGCCCTGGCCGAAACCCTGGGCAGCATTGGGGCCGCCCTGCAGGTTGACGTACGCAAAAAAGCCTGTGTGGGGCTGGAAATCAACGCGAATCATCTGAAAGGAGTGCATTCAGGCTGGGTAGTGGGCCGGGCCACGGCCCTGCACGTGGGCCGCAGCACCCAGGTTTGGGAAATTCGCATCACCCACGAGGAAACCGGTATGCTGGTGTGCGTAAGCCGCATTACCATGGCCGTAATCGACTTGCCGGCCAGCGCCGAGCCCAAAGCATGAGCACACCGCAGCCGCGGACGGTAGCCTCCTGGCCGGGCCCGGTGCCGGCTCCGCCCCAGCAGCTTCAGCAGCTGCTTACCTTTGCCCTGCAGCAGCAACTGCCGGTGGCGGTTTGGCGCCTACCCGGCAGTGAGCACGCCCAACTGTGTCTGAGCTTGTCGGCCGAAGCAGCGCTGACGGGCCTGCCCCCGGCCCTGACGCCGGAAGCGCCGGCCGGTTTCGCCTTTTTTCCGTTCCGCGACTCCGACCACAACCCGGCCCTGTTTCTGCCGGCCGACATCTACTGGCACGCCGAAGTACCCGACCAGCTCCACCTCGACCCGACCGACAGCCGGGCCAGCCAGCTGCTGGCATTTCTGGCCACTGAGCACGCCAAAAACCCTGCGCCCCTGCCCTGGCACCTGAGCACCCAGCCGGTGCCGCACACGGCCAGTCAGCAGGAGTATTATCAGTTGGTGGAAACCGGCGTGGAAGCCATTAAAAGCGGACAGGTAGTAAAAGTAGTGTCGTCGCGGGCGGCGCGGCGGCCTCTGCCCGAAAACTTCGACGCGCTGCGGGCTTTTCGGGATTTGTGCTCCCGCTACCCCGGGCTTTCGTGTCGCTGGTGAGTGCGCCGGGCGCGGGCACTTGGCTGGGCGCCTCGCCGGAAGTGCTGGTGGAAGTGGATGAGCAGGGCGTGTTTCGTACCATGGCCCTGGCCGGCACTCAGGCGTTGGCCCCGGGCGCCCTGCCCCAGCACGCCATCTGGCGGCAAAAGGAAATTGAGGAGCAAGCCCTGGTGGCGCGCTACATCGTGAGCTGCTTCAAGCAATTGCGCCTGCGCGAATACGAGGAAACCGGGCCCCGCACGGTGGTAGCGGGCCAGTTGCTGCACCTGCGCACCGACTTTGCCGTGAACCTGCGCCAAGTGCCCTTCCCTACCCTGGGTACCGACATGCTGCGCTTACTCCACCCCACTTCGGCCGTGGGTGGTATGCCCAAACAGGCGGCCCTGAGCTTTTTGCAGGAACACGAAGGCTACGACCGGGCGTACTACAGCGGCTTTTTGGGCCCAGTAAATCTGCCCCAGGCCGGCGTTTCGCGCTTATTCGTAAACTTGCGCTGCCTGCAACTTCACCCCAGCAGGCCGTTCTGTATGCAGGCACCGGGCTGACGATCGACTCCGACCCGGAGCGCGAATGGCAGGAAACCGAAATGAAGCTAAGCACGATTGGCGCCATCTTGCGGTGAGATGGAGAGATGGTGAAATGGTGAGTTTGTTGTTCCGCAGGCGCGGAGCTGCGCCACCACTCCATCACCTCACTAGCTCACCATTTCACTATCTCACCTATGCAGGCAGTCTATAATATCGCGGAAATCTGTGCGCAGATGGGCATTACCGACGTGGTGTTGTCGCCGGGTTCCCGCTGTGCGCCCCTCACGATTTCCTTTGCCCGCCATCCCCGCATTAAGGTG belongs to Hymenobacter cellulosilyticus and includes:
- a CDS encoding hotdog fold thioesterase, which translates into the protein MAHPTADLAQLNAWCRNTLGEHLGIEITEVGDRLLVGRMPVDHRTHQPMGLLHGGASVALAETLGSIGAALQVDVRKKACVGLEINANHLKGVHSGWVVGRATALHVGRSTQVWEIRITHEETGMLVCVSRITMAVIDLPASAEPKA
- a CDS encoding chorismate-binding protein; translation: MSTPQPRTVASWPGPVPAPPQQLQQLLTFALQQQLPVAVWRLPGSEHAQLCLSLSAEAALTGLPPALTPEAPAGFAFFPFRDSDHNPALFLPADIYWHAEVPDQLHLDPTDSRASQLLAFLATEHAKNPAPLPWHLSTQPVPHTASQQEYYQLVETGVEAIKSGQVVKVVSSRAARRPLPENFDALRAFRDLCSRYPGLSCRW